In Asanoa sp. WMMD1127, one genomic interval encodes:
- a CDS encoding TIGR03943 family protein: protein MNRQAQGVVLLLLGGAVLKASLTDVYLRYVKEGLRPFLVAAGAVLVVAAVMTLVHDLRQQSRGPADSDDGHGHGHHGPAVGWLLVLPVLGLLLVAPPALGAFAAGQAGTALSSQATSDYPPLPPGDPAKISVLEYASRAVYDNGTSIGDRTVQMSGFVIPGESGELMLARMIMSCCAADGRPIKVGMTGSAPVDLPADTWIEVTGKYSEKAGTDPVNGEQIPYVDVRTWVQVEPPRNQYQ, encoded by the coding sequence GTGAACCGGCAAGCGCAAGGCGTCGTCCTGCTCCTCCTCGGCGGCGCCGTCCTCAAGGCCAGCCTGACCGACGTCTACCTGCGCTACGTCAAGGAGGGCCTGCGACCGTTCCTCGTCGCCGCCGGGGCCGTCCTCGTCGTCGCCGCCGTCATGACCCTCGTGCACGACCTGCGCCAGCAGTCGCGCGGCCCAGCCGACTCCGACGACGGTCACGGACACGGCCACCACGGCCCGGCGGTCGGCTGGCTGCTCGTGCTGCCCGTCCTCGGCCTGCTGCTGGTCGCGCCGCCGGCGCTCGGCGCCTTCGCCGCCGGACAGGCCGGCACCGCGCTGTCCAGCCAGGCCACCTCCGACTACCCGCCACTGCCGCCCGGCGACCCGGCGAAAATCAGCGTTCTGGAGTACGCGTCCCGCGCCGTCTACGACAACGGCACCTCCATCGGCGACCGCACCGTTCAGATGTCCGGCTTCGTCATCCCCGGCGAGAGCGGCGAGCTGATGCTGGCGCGCATGATCATGTCGTGCTGTGCCGCGGACGGCCGGCCTATCAAGGTCGGCATGACCGGCAGCGCGCCGGTCGACCTGCCCGCGGACACGTGGATCGAGGTCACCGGTAAATACAGCGAGAAAGCCGGCACCGACCCGGTCAACGGCGAGCAGATCCCCTACGTCGACGTGCGGACGTGGGTGCAGGTCGAGCCACCGCGCAACCAGTACCAGTGA
- a CDS encoding zinc ABC transporter substrate-binding protein, with protein sequence MAMLASACGSGGDEDAAASPSAASAAAGDVSVVASTNVYGDIARQIAGDKVAITSIISDPSADPHSYEANTRTQLELSKADVVIENGGGYDDFVDTMLKSANSDAKVLNAVQISGHVATGGEELNEHVWYDLTSVSKLADQIASALSAADAGNAATFTANATAFKQKLQELEGTAAQIKTAHSGAGVAITEPVPVYLLEACGLTNKTPDEFSEAIEEGTDVPAAVLQETLDLFTGKQVKMLAYNEQTAGPETEKILQAAKDNQVGVVPVTETLPAGKDYLTWMTGNLDAIKTALG encoded by the coding sequence ATGGCCATGCTGGCGTCGGCGTGCGGGTCCGGCGGAGACGAGGACGCCGCGGCGTCGCCGTCTGCGGCCTCGGCGGCGGCTGGCGACGTGTCGGTTGTCGCGTCCACCAACGTCTACGGCGACATCGCTCGGCAGATCGCCGGTGACAAGGTGGCGATCACGTCGATCATCAGCGATCCGTCCGCCGACCCTCACTCGTACGAGGCGAACACCCGCACCCAGCTCGAGCTCTCGAAGGCCGACGTGGTGATCGAGAACGGCGGCGGCTACGACGACTTCGTCGACACCATGCTCAAGTCGGCGAACAGCGACGCCAAGGTGCTCAACGCCGTCCAGATCTCAGGTCACGTCGCGACCGGTGGCGAGGAGCTCAACGAGCACGTCTGGTACGACCTGACCTCGGTGAGCAAGCTCGCCGACCAGATCGCGAGCGCCCTGTCGGCCGCCGATGCCGGCAATGCCGCGACGTTCACCGCCAACGCGACCGCCTTCAAGCAGAAGCTCCAGGAGCTGGAGGGCACCGCGGCCCAGATCAAGACGGCGCACAGCGGGGCCGGCGTGGCGATCACCGAGCCGGTGCCGGTCTACCTTCTGGAGGCCTGCGGGCTGACCAACAAGACGCCCGACGAGTTCAGTGAGGCGATCGAGGAGGGGACCGACGTGCCCGCGGCGGTGCTGCAGGAGACCCTCGACCTGTTCACCGGCAAGCAGGTCAAGATGCTCGCCTACAACGAGCAGACCGCCGGGCCGGAGACCGAGAAGATCCTCCAGGCCGCCAAGGACAACCAGGTCGGCGTGGTCCCGGTCACCGAGACGCTGCCCGCGGGCAAGGACTACCTGACCTGGATGACCGGAAACCTCGACGCCATCAAGACGGCGCTGGGCTGA
- a CDS encoding ABC transporter ATP-binding protein: MPAPVLEFENAGLSFGSRRLWADLSLRVELGEFVAVLGANGSGKTSLVRAILGLTRLSTGRIRVSGGPPRRGAEDIGYVPQQRRIDPLTPMRARDIVGQGLDGHRWGLGRRAGRAARITAALESVDAAPFADMPIGLLSGGEQQRVRIAQALVADPRLLLCDEPLLSLDLRSQGTITALVDRRRREKGTAVVFVTHEINPVLPYVDRVLYLADGRFRIGTVEEVFTSATMSELYGVPVEVLRLNGRILVAGIPQADEAHHHDNGAVSGARRG; this comes from the coding sequence ATGCCGGCGCCGGTGCTGGAGTTCGAGAACGCGGGGCTGAGCTTCGGGTCGCGGCGGCTCTGGGCGGACCTGTCGTTGCGGGTCGAGCTGGGCGAGTTCGTCGCGGTGCTCGGCGCCAACGGCTCGGGCAAGACCAGCCTGGTCCGCGCCATCCTCGGACTCACGCGCCTCAGCACCGGCCGGATCCGGGTGTCGGGCGGCCCGCCGCGTCGCGGGGCCGAGGACATCGGCTACGTGCCGCAGCAACGGCGGATCGATCCGCTCACGCCGATGCGCGCCCGCGACATCGTCGGCCAGGGCCTCGACGGGCACCGTTGGGGCCTCGGCCGGCGGGCCGGCCGCGCCGCGCGGATCACCGCGGCGCTCGAGTCGGTCGACGCGGCCCCGTTCGCGGACATGCCGATCGGCCTGCTCTCCGGTGGTGAGCAGCAGCGGGTACGCATCGCGCAGGCGCTCGTCGCCGACCCGCGGCTGCTGCTCTGCGACGAGCCGCTGCTCTCGCTCGACCTGCGCAGTCAGGGGACCATCACCGCGCTGGTCGACCGACGCCGCCGGGAGAAAGGCACCGCGGTCGTGTTCGTCACGCATGAGATCAATCCCGTGCTGCCCTATGTGGACCGGGTGCTGTACCTGGCCGATGGCAGGTTCCGGATCGGCACGGTCGAGGAGGTCTTCACCTCAGCCACGATGTCCGAGCTGTACGGCGTCCCCGTCGAGGTGCTGCGGCTGAACGGCCGGATCCTGGTGGCCGGCATACCGCAGGCCGACGAGGCGCACCACCACGACAACGGTGCCGTCTCGGGAGCGCGGCGTGGCTGA
- a CDS encoding metal ABC transporter permease produces MADSGIWSQVFNFADYGELLGLVHNSLIAGAVLGIVGGLIGTFVMMRDLPFAVHSISELSFAGASGALLMGANVVLGSLTGSILAALVIGLLGSRARDRNSVIGVLMPFGLGLGVLFLALYKGRAANKFGLLTGQIVAVDTPQLSWLLVTSAVVVVGLLVIWRPLAFASTDPELAAGRGVPVAALSTVFMVLLGLTVAMSVQIVGALLVLSVVCTPAAAAMRVSASPLMVTVLSVLFAVGSVVGGILLALGSTIPISPYVTTISFLIYIVCRIVGARRQRRGWQVIPRPRVPLSAAVR; encoded by the coding sequence GTGGCTGACTCCGGGATCTGGTCCCAGGTCTTCAACTTCGCCGACTACGGCGAGTTGTTGGGCCTCGTCCACAACTCCCTGATCGCCGGCGCGGTGCTGGGGATCGTCGGCGGTCTGATCGGCACGTTCGTGATGATGCGCGACCTGCCCTTCGCCGTGCACAGCATCAGCGAACTGTCTTTCGCCGGCGCCTCCGGCGCTCTGCTGATGGGCGCCAACGTCGTGCTCGGCTCATTGACCGGCTCCATCCTCGCCGCACTGGTCATCGGCCTGTTGGGTAGCCGCGCCCGCGACCGCAACTCCGTCATCGGCGTTTTGATGCCGTTCGGTCTGGGGCTCGGCGTGCTGTTCCTGGCCCTCTACAAGGGGCGTGCCGCGAACAAGTTCGGCCTGCTCACCGGGCAGATCGTCGCCGTGGACACGCCGCAGCTCTCGTGGCTGCTGGTCACGTCGGCGGTGGTCGTGGTCGGGCTGCTGGTGATCTGGCGACCGCTCGCCTTCGCCAGCACGGATCCGGAACTGGCCGCGGGCCGTGGCGTGCCGGTTGCGGCGCTGTCGACCGTCTTCATGGTGCTGCTCGGGCTGACGGTCGCGATGTCGGTGCAGATCGTCGGCGCACTGCTCGTGCTCAGCGTCGTGTGCACCCCGGCTGCCGCCGCGATGCGGGTCAGCGCCTCGCCGCTGATGGTCACCGTGCTGAGCGTGCTGTTCGCCGTCGGCTCCGTCGTGGGCGGCATCCTGCTCGCCCTGGGCAGCACGATCCCGATCAGCCCGTACGTCACGACGATCTCGTTCCTGATCTACATCGTGTGCCGGATCGTGGGAGCGCGCCGGCAGCGGCGGGGCTGGCAGGTCATCCCCCGTCCGCGCGTCCCGCTGTCAGCCGCGGTTCGCTGA
- a CDS encoding metalloregulator ArsR/SmtB family transcription factor gives MAELEGVFTSEAVEAVTAVLQALALPLRLRIVLDILDREATAADLADRLDVGYGTLAQHLRHLRLAGLVQRRRAGNHVRYVAAPSTAVLVRAILAEVAPEARSGAHISGARPRH, from the coding sequence GTGGCCGAGCTGGAGGGTGTCTTCACGAGCGAGGCGGTCGAGGCCGTGACGGCCGTCCTGCAGGCGCTCGCCCTTCCGTTGCGGCTTCGGATCGTCCTCGACATCCTGGACCGGGAGGCGACGGCCGCCGACCTGGCCGATCGCCTCGACGTGGGCTACGGGACGCTGGCGCAGCACCTGCGGCATCTGCGGCTGGCCGGACTCGTGCAGCGGCGCCGGGCCGGCAACCACGTCCGGTACGTCGCGGCACCGTCGACCGCGGTGCTCGTCCGGGCGATCCTCGCGGAGGTCGCGCCCGAGGCGCGATCCGGGGCGCACATCAGCGGCGCACGCCCGCGACACTGA
- the rpsN gene encoding 30S ribosomal protein S14, producing MARRGLTEREKRRARLVARYAERRTALKQLIVAPLTEPAERADAVRRLAALPRDASPVRRRNRDSVDGRPRGVLRGFGLSRIRFREMALRGELPGVRKGS from the coding sequence ATGGCCCGCCGTGGCCTCACTGAACGCGAGAAGCGCCGCGCGCGACTCGTGGCCCGGTATGCCGAGCGTCGGACCGCGCTCAAACAGCTCATCGTGGCGCCGTTGACGGAGCCTGCCGAGCGGGCGGATGCGGTGCGCCGGCTCGCCGCCTTGCCCCGCGACGCCAGCCCGGTGCGCCGGCGGAATCGCGACAGCGTCGACGGACGTCCGCGTGGCGTGCTGCGCGGCTTCGGTCTATCTCGGATCCGGTTCCGCGAGATGGCACTGCGCGGTGAGCTGCCAGGAGTTCGCAAAGGCTCCTGA
- the rpmG gene encoding 50S ribosomal protein L33 gives MARTTDVRPVIKLRSTAGTGYTYVTRKNRRNDPDRLVLRKYDPVVRRHVDFREER, from the coding sequence ATGGCCCGCACCACCGACGTCCGCCCCGTCATCAAACTCCGCAGCACGGCCGGAACCGGCTACACCTACGTGACGCGCAAGAACCGCCGCAACGACCCTGACCGTCTCGTGCTGCGAAAGTACGACCCGGTGGTCCGGCGACACGTCGACTTCCGCGAGGAGCGCTGA
- the rpmB gene encoding 50S ribosomal protein L28 has product MSKICDVTGAKPSFGNAVSHSHRRTRRRWNPNLQQRRFWLPSERRHVRLTVSARGLRTIDRDGIEAVVARLRARGGKP; this is encoded by the coding sequence ATGTCCAAGATTTGTGACGTGACCGGCGCCAAGCCGAGTTTCGGCAACGCCGTCTCACACTCCCATCGCCGCACCCGCCGCAGGTGGAACCCGAACCTTCAACAGCGTCGCTTCTGGCTGCCCAGCGAGCGACGGCACGTCCGACTGACGGTCAGCGCCCGAGGCCTGCGCACCATCGACCGCGACGGCATCGAGGCCGTCGTGGCGCGGCTGCGTGCCCGTGGAGGCAAGCCCTGA
- a CDS encoding GTP-binding protein codes for MKTISNKMVGMNFDPITAARRPPVERQPAVTVLAGFHPEATAAVARLLQLVDPRLISVSHDITAVREGVVRRVVRTATEVIEDVTATLVHGCVSCTLREDVLPTLVRLSRERPDGDIVLLLPRVVEPEAVAGSCAHCVVDGQPVTDAVRFDSYVTVVDAAHLLADLGTADDLRHRDLHAAEEDHRSVADVVARQIEFADTVVLWGGPQVDGYELTRASVLLQRLAPWATHLAVDANQRIDCTDLARRLRHTGRHDPRVPGMPGRALEGYPIAAHSPEPDCGVVSVLFEARRPFHPGRFHDALGPLATETLRGRGQLWIATQPDTAIAFESAGGGVALGTLGYWLAALPDERWSEASPERRMTADFHWDPDFGDRRTALAFVGLDVAADTVTELLRSCLMTDHELAGVDPFAGCFPLTGTEAAD; via the coding sequence ATGAAAACCATTTCCAACAAGATGGTGGGCATGAACTTCGACCCGATCACCGCAGCCCGGCGGCCGCCGGTCGAGCGGCAGCCCGCGGTCACCGTGCTGGCCGGCTTCCACCCCGAAGCCACGGCCGCGGTCGCCCGCCTCCTGCAGCTCGTCGACCCGCGACTCATCTCCGTCAGCCACGACATCACCGCGGTACGCGAGGGAGTCGTCCGGCGTGTGGTGCGGACGGCGACCGAGGTGATCGAAGACGTCACGGCCACGTTGGTGCATGGCTGCGTCTCCTGCACCTTGCGCGAGGACGTGCTGCCGACCCTGGTGCGGCTGAGCCGGGAGCGGCCTGACGGCGACATCGTGCTGCTGCTGCCGCGGGTCGTCGAGCCCGAAGCGGTCGCGGGATCCTGCGCGCACTGCGTGGTCGACGGCCAGCCGGTCACCGACGCCGTCCGCTTCGACTCCTACGTCACCGTCGTCGACGCCGCTCACCTGCTCGCCGACCTGGGAACTGCCGACGATCTGCGCCACCGCGACCTGCACGCTGCCGAGGAGGACCATCGCTCCGTCGCCGACGTGGTGGCCCGACAGATCGAGTTCGCCGACACCGTTGTCCTCTGGGGTGGCCCGCAGGTCGACGGGTACGAGCTGACCCGGGCGTCGGTGCTGCTCCAGCGGCTCGCGCCGTGGGCGACCCACCTGGCCGTCGACGCCAACCAGCGGATCGACTGCACCGACCTCGCGCGTCGCCTGCGCCACACCGGGCGGCATGATCCGCGGGTTCCCGGCATGCCCGGCCGGGCGCTGGAGGGCTACCCGATCGCGGCGCACTCCCCCGAGCCGGACTGCGGGGTCGTCTCGGTGCTGTTCGAAGCGCGCCGCCCGTTTCACCCGGGCCGCTTCCACGACGCGCTCGGCCCCCTCGCGACGGAGACGCTCCGCGGTCGTGGTCAACTGTGGATCGCCACCCAGCCGGACACCGCGATCGCGTTCGAGTCGGCCGGGGGCGGGGTCGCCTTGGGCACTCTCGGCTACTGGCTCGCCGCCCTGCCGGACGAACGCTGGTCCGAGGCGAGTCCCGAACGGCGGATGACCGCCGATTTCCATTGGGATCCCGACTTCGGCGATCGGCGTACCGCCCTCGCGTTCGTCGGCCTCGACGTGGCGGCCGACACCGTGACCGAGCTCCTGCGTTCCTGCCTGATGACCGACCACGAGCTGGCCGGCGTCGACCCCTTCGCCGGCTGCTTCCCATTGACCGGCACCGAGGCCGCGGACTGA
- a CDS encoding choice-of-anchor M domain-containing protein, whose translation MRRAVAPLLLAALLVGSVATPAHAAPVTLTSGHVDILDVDYSGGALVLRVLDETGTTAVERNPSDVTFRVPVAAKLTGIPGTPAWSFLGTGGTAWVLPQNNVPGLLWAGWNTTEIPAGVFVDNKVTFRLTAVSGPAGFSVYTATGGTPTVLFDSGNGLPDTFTLPRLTHSHVNWGFDAAGTYTVTFSVTGVLASTGATVTSGSKAFTFQVLAS comes from the coding sequence ATGAGGCGGGCGGTGGCGCCGCTGCTGCTCGCCGCGCTGCTCGTCGGGTCCGTCGCCACTCCGGCGCACGCCGCGCCGGTGACCCTGACGAGCGGCCACGTCGACATCCTCGACGTCGACTACAGCGGTGGCGCGCTCGTCCTGCGGGTCCTCGACGAGACCGGCACGACCGCGGTCGAACGGAACCCGTCCGACGTCACGTTCCGCGTACCGGTCGCCGCCAAGCTCACCGGCATCCCCGGCACACCCGCCTGGTCCTTCCTCGGGACCGGCGGCACGGCCTGGGTCCTGCCTCAGAACAACGTCCCGGGTCTGCTCTGGGCCGGCTGGAACACCACCGAGATCCCCGCTGGCGTGTTCGTCGACAACAAGGTGACGTTCCGGCTCACCGCCGTCAGCGGACCGGCCGGCTTCAGCGTCTACACCGCCACCGGCGGAACGCCCACGGTCCTGTTCGACAGCGGCAACGGCCTGCCCGACACCTTCACGCTGCCGCGGCTGACCCACTCGCACGTCAACTGGGGCTTCGACGCCGCGGGCACCTACACCGTCACCTTCAGCGTCACCGGCGTACTCGCGTCGACCGGTGCGACGGTCACCTCCGGCTCCAAAGCCTTTACGTTCCAGGTTCTCGCCAGCTGA
- a CDS encoding choice-of-anchor M domain-containing protein yields the protein MRSSIRVLVASSTLAAAVVAATAAPAQAGGLIVIDHGHVDVVGVAVEDGNLHLHVHDESVEPDVEREPEDVRFRVLPAAATSVPTDPAYAFLGAAGDPVWILPQTQDPDLIWAGLGTEEIDAGVLRADTVNVTFAVLGPGDVAVYTENAFGLPADILVDTGDGQPDTFALPTGDHLHANWAFEEPGTYRITVAVTGRLAATGRPVADAGLYRFEVQA from the coding sequence GTGCGAAGCTCCATCCGTGTGCTCGTCGCGTCGAGCACGCTCGCGGCCGCCGTGGTGGCTGCCACCGCGGCACCGGCACAGGCCGGTGGCCTGATCGTGATCGACCACGGCCACGTCGACGTGGTCGGCGTGGCCGTCGAGGACGGCAACCTGCACCTGCACGTACACGACGAGAGCGTCGAGCCGGATGTGGAGCGGGAGCCCGAGGACGTCAGGTTCCGCGTCCTTCCGGCTGCCGCCACCAGCGTGCCGACCGATCCCGCGTACGCCTTCCTGGGTGCTGCCGGTGACCCGGTGTGGATCCTGCCGCAGACCCAGGACCCGGACCTGATCTGGGCCGGGCTCGGCACCGAGGAGATCGATGCCGGGGTGCTGCGCGCCGACACGGTCAACGTGACGTTCGCCGTGCTGGGACCGGGTGACGTCGCCGTCTACACCGAGAACGCGTTCGGACTGCCGGCCGACATCCTGGTCGACACCGGCGACGGCCAGCCCGACACCTTCGCCCTCCCCACCGGTGACCACCTGCACGCGAACTGGGCCTTCGAGGAGCCGGGCACCTACCGCATCACCGTCGCGGTCACCGGCAGACTCGCCGCGACGGGGCGGCCCGTGGCCGACGCCGGTCTCTACCGCTTCGAGGTCCAGGCATGA
- a CDS encoding transcriptional repressor — MNGSTPLPGRTTRQRTEVTALLQEVNDFLTAQQLHGILRERGAKVGLTTVYRTLQRMVESGEVDSTRTPDGEQLFRQCSRSRHHHHLVCRMCGRTVEIEGPAMERWTEKVADQHGYTDVAHTLEIFGTCSACAR, encoded by the coding sequence GTGAACGGCTCGACCCCACTCCCCGGCCGCACCACGCGGCAGCGCACCGAAGTGACCGCTCTGCTCCAAGAGGTCAACGATTTCCTCACGGCGCAGCAGCTGCACGGAATCCTTCGCGAGCGGGGCGCCAAGGTCGGCCTGACCACCGTCTACCGCACCCTGCAGCGCATGGTCGAGAGCGGCGAGGTGGACTCGACGCGGACGCCGGACGGCGAGCAGCTGTTCCGGCAGTGCTCCCGGTCCCGGCACCACCACCACCTCGTGTGCCGCATGTGCGGCCGGACGGTCGAGATCGAGGGCCCGGCCATGGAACGGTGGACGGAGAAGGTCGCCGACCAGCACGGCTACACCGACGTGGCGCACACGCTCGAGATCTTCGGCACCTGCTCCGCCTGCGCGCGCTGA
- a CDS encoding TIGR03773 family transporter-associated surface protein → MKRTTVALVCGVAVTVLAGPMPARAEPRTLPVAGADLVSVRLESDGLVLNARDAGQIRAGHPGTDPSHVTLDAGDGFTGAAPARDEFSFLGPPGTPVWVLATDGDFPAFDATAIPNGRLVDDTLTVHLVGVEGPGRFHAYAQRGLGAVDVLLGSAAAEPTTTVLRAGQRRGGVLWAFDTPGSYRVALAVTGRDRGGRELRDEATFRVEVPPISPVETVDPPATQPSPAALRRAAETEHTPLAVPQVAAPKAAAPAPKAAPAGGRKVIADGHVDMGPQLNGSSWTIRLRDDTASPAVWRNLSDVVLHVVDKAKIKVPAGSDYAFLGQAGSDVWMLPQAQQAGIVWPGWNTQDPSVVNGTKGSVTWRLASVSGPGQFKLFLTGSFGRPEVLFDSGKKLPQQLAIAPNTHAHGSWAFTRPGIYHLGVEMAGTTKDGKALVDRRTLNLAVGSVDPNRAFGAPGGNPGTGNDGPGSGGDGGRLAQTGTSWTIAAVLVGGGSVVLGGLVVLGTRRRRAAER, encoded by the coding sequence ATGAAGCGAACCACCGTCGCACTCGTGTGCGGGGTCGCTGTCACCGTGCTGGCCGGTCCCATGCCGGCCCGCGCAGAGCCGAGGACACTGCCGGTCGCCGGCGCTGACCTCGTGTCCGTCCGCCTGGAGTCCGATGGGTTGGTCCTCAACGCGCGGGACGCCGGCCAGATCCGTGCCGGCCACCCAGGAACCGACCCGTCGCACGTCACGCTCGACGCCGGAGATGGCTTCACCGGGGCTGCCCCGGCCCGCGACGAGTTCTCGTTCCTGGGGCCGCCGGGGACGCCGGTATGGGTGCTGGCCACGGACGGGGACTTTCCCGCGTTCGATGCCACCGCAATCCCCAACGGACGGCTGGTCGACGACACGCTCACCGTGCACCTCGTCGGCGTCGAGGGTCCCGGTCGGTTCCACGCCTACGCGCAGCGCGGTCTGGGCGCCGTCGATGTTCTTCTGGGCAGCGCGGCGGCCGAACCCACCACCACCGTGCTGCGTGCCGGCCAGCGCCGCGGAGGCGTGCTCTGGGCGTTCGACACACCTGGCTCGTATCGGGTCGCGCTCGCCGTCACGGGTCGTGACCGCGGCGGTCGGGAGTTGCGGGACGAGGCCACCTTCCGTGTGGAGGTCCCACCTATCAGCCCCGTGGAGACGGTCGATCCACCGGCCACCCAGCCGTCACCCGCCGCGCTGCGGCGGGCCGCGGAGACGGAGCACACGCCCCTCGCCGTGCCGCAGGTCGCGGCACCCAAGGCGGCCGCCCCGGCGCCGAAGGCCGCACCGGCCGGCGGGCGCAAGGTGATCGCCGACGGCCACGTCGACATGGGCCCCCAGTTGAACGGCAGCAGCTGGACGATCCGGCTCCGCGACGACACCGCCAGTCCGGCCGTCTGGCGGAACCTGTCCGACGTCGTCCTGCACGTCGTCGACAAGGCGAAGATCAAGGTGCCGGCCGGTTCGGACTACGCGTTTCTCGGCCAGGCCGGCTCCGACGTGTGGATGCTGCCGCAAGCCCAGCAGGCCGGCATCGTCTGGCCCGGCTGGAACACTCAGGACCCGTCGGTCGTCAACGGGACCAAGGGGTCCGTCACCTGGCGGCTCGCCAGCGTCAGCGGCCCCGGCCAGTTCAAGCTGTTCCTCACCGGATCCTTCGGCCGGCCCGAGGTGCTTTTCGACTCCGGCAAGAAGCTGCCACAGCAACTCGCGATCGCGCCGAACACCCATGCGCACGGCAGTTGGGCCTTCACCAGACCGGGGATCTATCACCTCGGCGTCGAGATGGCCGGCACCACCAAGGACGGCAAGGCATTGGTCGACCGCCGGACGCTCAATCTCGCGGTCGGCAGCGTCGATCCCAATCGTGCTTTCGGCGCGCCGGGCGGCAATCCGGGCACCGGGAACGACGGACCGGGCAGCGGCGGCGACGGGGGACGGCTCGCCCAGACCGGAACGTCGTGGACGATCGCCGCTGTCCTGGTCGGGGGCGGATCCGTCGTCCTCGGCGGACTTGTCGTCCTCGGGACTCGACGGCGCCGGGCGGCCGAACGGTGA
- a CDS encoding DUF916 domain-containing protein produces MRLLAVAVVAALTGVLPVGAAAHAEPTTPQTWGIAPSTRNGPDGRASFTYKLDPGATLTDYAAISNYSAAPITLDLYASDAFTTEQGGFDLLPAAREPTDVGSWVSFDSRFARLTIPSKSRMDVPFRLSVPKNATPGDHAGGIVAAVASTAVSADGGQVKVDRRVGARMYLRVTGEVRPAVDIERVAVSYTGTVNPMGGGVVTATYRIRNTGNVRLTGRPTTTVAGPFGVGRRVARTDPVPEILPGGEVLTTVRANGILPLGRLTVHFDLLPTTVGPPGAAPPAVTNTASLWAPPWPQIAVSLLVAGLGWLGWWRRRASRRALAAARDAGRAEALSTTSIGGKNS; encoded by the coding sequence ATGCGTCTGCTTGCCGTGGCGGTCGTCGCCGCCCTGACCGGTGTCCTGCCGGTCGGGGCGGCGGCGCACGCCGAACCCACCACCCCGCAGACATGGGGCATCGCGCCGTCGACCCGGAACGGGCCGGACGGCCGCGCCTCGTTCACCTACAAGCTCGACCCCGGTGCGACGCTCACCGACTATGCCGCCATCTCCAACTACTCCGCCGCACCGATCACCCTCGACCTGTACGCCAGCGACGCGTTCACCACCGAGCAGGGGGGCTTCGACCTGCTCCCGGCGGCGCGCGAGCCGACCGACGTCGGCAGCTGGGTGTCGTTCGACAGCAGGTTCGCCCGGCTGACGATTCCCTCGAAGTCCCGCATGGACGTGCCGTTCCGGCTGTCAGTGCCGAAGAACGCCACGCCCGGCGACCACGCCGGCGGAATCGTCGCCGCCGTAGCGAGCACCGCGGTCAGTGCCGACGGCGGCCAGGTGAAGGTGGACCGACGCGTCGGGGCGCGTATGTACCTGCGAGTCACGGGTGAGGTGCGGCCGGCGGTCGACATCGAGCGCGTCGCCGTGAGCTACACCGGCACCGTCAACCCGATGGGCGGCGGCGTCGTTACGGCCACCTACCGGATCCGCAACACCGGCAACGTCCGGCTCACCGGGCGACCCACGACGACGGTCGCCGGCCCGTTCGGTGTCGGCCGTCGCGTCGCCCGCACGGATCCGGTGCCGGAGATCCTGCCCGGCGGTGAAGTGCTCACCACCGTACGCGCGAACGGGATCCTGCCTTTGGGCCGGCTGACGGTCCACTTTGACCTTCTGCCGACAACCGTCGGGCCACCGGGTGCTGCACCACCCGCGGTGACGAACACCGCGTCCCTCTGGGCGCCACCCTGGCCGCAGATCGCCGTGTCGCTGCTCGTGGCCGGCCTGGGCTGGCTCGGGTGGTGGCGTCGGCGGGCCAGCCGACGCGCGCTCGCCGCTGCCCGCGACGCCGGCCGCGCCGAGGCTCTGTCCACCACTTCCATCGGAGGAAAGAACTCATGA